One Fusobacterium sp. DD2 DNA segment encodes these proteins:
- the galU gene encoding UTP--glucose-1-phosphate uridylyltransferase GalU produces MGKVTKAVIPAAGLGTRVLPATKAQPKEMLVIVDKPSLQYIVEELVESGIEDIIIVTGRNKDSIEDHFDFSFELEKTLQRDGKYELLEKVEKISSMANICYVRQNHPKGLGHAILKAKPFVGDEPFIIALGDDIIYNPEKPVSKQLIENYEKYGSSVVGCQEVKEEDVSKYGVVAPTKPLDDKTVEINDFVEKPDVDKAPSKLACLGRYLLTPKIFDYLEKAKPGKGGEIQLTDSILDMLNDGEKVVAYNFEGKRYDIGNKFGLLKANIEFGLKNEETRDELLNYLKNELDLDKE; encoded by the coding sequence ATGGGAAAGGTAACTAAAGCAGTTATACCAGCAGCAGGACTGGGAACTAGAGTGCTTCCTGCAACCAAAGCTCAACCTAAAGAGATGCTTGTAATTGTTGACAAGCCTTCATTACAATATATAGTAGAAGAATTGGTTGAATCAGGAATAGAGGATATTATAATAGTAACAGGACGTAATAAGGACTCTATTGAGGATCATTTTGATTTTTCATTTGAACTTGAAAAAACATTACAAAGAGATGGAAAATATGAATTACTTGAAAAAGTGGAAAAGATATCTTCAATGGCAAATATCTGTTATGTTAGACAAAATCATCCTAAAGGATTGGGACACGCTATATTAAAAGCTAAGCCTTTTGTTGGTGATGAACCATTTATCATTGCTTTAGGTGATGATATCATATATAATCCTGAAAAACCTGTATCAAAACAACTTATTGAAAACTACGAAAAGTATGGATCAAGTGTTGTAGGATGTCAGGAAGTTAAAGAGGAAGATGTTTCTAAATATGGTGTAGTTGCACCTACAAAACCTCTTGATGATAAAACTGTTGAAATAAATGATTTCGTTGAAAAACCTGATGTGGATAAAGCTCCGTCAAAACTTGCGTGTCTTGGAAGATATCTTCTAACACCAAAGATTTTTGATTATCTTGAAAAAGCTAAACCTGGAAAAGGTGGAGAGATACAACTTACAGATTCAATACTTGATATGTTAAATGATGGAGAAAAAGTAGTAGCTTATAATTTTGAAGGAAAAAGATATGATATTGGAAATAAGTTTGGATTACTAAAAGCCAATATTGAATTTGGACTAA
- the metG gene encoding methionine--tRNA ligase, producing the protein MERFSKRFEEENAQKNFYITTPIYYVNGDPHIGSAYTTIAADTMARYKKTMGYDVYFLTGTDEHGQKIQETAEKKGCTPQEWTDIMAPKFKAIWEKLNIDYSDFIRTTEERHKKAVKKILEKVNANGDIYKGKYSGKYCVSCETFVPENQVVDGNHCPDCGKELRMVEEESYFFKMSKYQDALLKHIETHPDFILPRSRKNEVVAFIKQGLQDLSISRNTFTWGIPIEFAPGHITYVWFDALTNYLTAVGYENNRAKFDKYWNNAEVMHLVGKDIIRFHAIIWPCMLLSAGEKLPDKVVGHGWWTSNGEKMSKSKGNVVDPVKEAEKYGVDALRYCLLREVQFGNDGDYSTKNVVTRINSDLANDLGNLLNRTLGMYKKYFNGIVLEGESGQDIDNDVEKTFENIVEEVDEYMNVAQYSKALEAIWKYIARLNKYIDETEPWILAKDPMKHDRLLVVMNHLIDALCQIAVLVYPTMPTAAQKIWDQLGIKKDIRNAKINDIYGWDLFENGHRLGEAQPIFPRLDVEEYIKDEKDPMEVDPELKIENAIGIEDFDKVNIQVVEILEAGKVKGADKLLKFKVSLGDHTRQILSGIAKYYPEPEKLVGKKVLAVTNLKPRKMKGEVSQGMLLSAENEKGLKLIEVDSSLEPGSKAK; encoded by the coding sequence ATTGAAAGATTTAGTAAGAGATTTGAGGAAGAGAACGCTCAAAAAAACTTTTATATCACAACACCAATTTATTATGTTAATGGGGACCCACATATTGGAAGTGCTTACACAACAATAGCAGCAGATACAATGGCAAGATACAAGAAAACTATGGGGTATGATGTATACTTTTTAACAGGAACAGATGAACACGGTCAAAAAATTCAGGAAACAGCTGAGAAAAAAGGATGCACACCTCAAGAGTGGACAGATATTATGGCTCCTAAGTTTAAAGCAATCTGGGAAAAATTAAATATTGATTACTCAGATTTTATAAGAACTACAGAGGAAAGACATAAAAAAGCTGTAAAGAAAATTCTTGAAAAAGTTAATGCAAATGGAGATATATACAAAGGAAAATATTCAGGAAAATATTGTGTTTCATGTGAAACATTTGTGCCTGAAAATCAAGTTGTAGATGGAAATCATTGCCCAGACTGTGGAAAAGAATTAAGAATGGTTGAAGAGGAATCATATTTCTTCAAGATGTCAAAATATCAAGATGCACTACTTAAACATATAGAAACACATCCTGACTTCATATTACCTCGTTCAAGAAAAAATGAAGTAGTTGCATTTATAAAACAAGGACTTCAAGACCTTTCAATATCAAGAAATACATTCACTTGGGGTATACCAATTGAATTTGCTCCAGGGCATATAACATATGTATGGTTTGATGCTTTAACAAACTATTTAACAGCAGTTGGTTATGAAAATAATCGTGCAAAATTTGATAAATATTGGAATAACGCTGAAGTTATGCACTTAGTAGGAAAAGATATTATCAGATTCCATGCTATTATCTGGCCTTGTATGTTATTATCAGCTGGAGAAAAACTTCCAGATAAAGTAGTAGGACATGGTTGGTGGACTTCAAATGGAGAAAAAATGTCTAAATCTAAGGGAAATGTAGTAGATCCAGTAAAAGAAGCAGAAAAATATGGAGTAGATGCTCTTAGATACTGTTTATTAAGAGAAGTTCAATTTGGAAACGATGGAGATTACTCAACTAAAAATGTTGTTACAAGAATAAATTCAGATCTTGCAAATGATTTAGGAAACCTTTTAAATAGAACTCTTGGAATGTATAAAAAGTATTTCAATGGAATAGTTCTTGAAGGAGAATCAGGACAAGATATTGATAATGACGTTGAAAAAACATTTGAAAACATCGTGGAAGAAGTAGATGAATATATGAATGTTGCTCAATATTCAAAAGCTCTAGAAGCAATATGGAAATATATTGCAAGATTGAATAAATATATAGATGAAACTGAACCTTGGATATTAGCAAAAGATCCAATGAAACATGACAGACTTTTAGTTGTAATGAATCACCTTATTGATGCATTATGTCAAATAGCAGTTTTAGTATATCCAACAATGCCAACTGCAGCACAAAAAATATGGGATCAGTTAGGAATTAAAAAAGATATAAGAAATGCTAAAATAAATGATATCTATGGATGGGATCTATTTGAAAATGGACATAGATTAGGAGAGGCTCAGCCAATATTCCCTAGACTTGATGTTGAAGAATATATTAAAGATGAAAAAGATCCAATGGAAGTTGATCCAGAATTAAAAATAGAAAATGCTATAGGAATTGAAGATTTTGACAAGGTAAATATCCAAGTAGTTGAGATATTAGAGGCAGGAAAAGTTAAAGGAGCAGACAAGCTTCTTAAATTTAAAGTAAGCCTTGGAGATCATACTCGTCAAATTCTTTCAGGAATTGCAAAATATTATCCAGAGCCAGAAAAACTTGTAGGTAAAAAAGTTCTTGCAGTTACAAACTTAAAACCTAGAAAGATGAAAGGTGAAGTTTCACAAGGAATGCTTCTAAGTGCTGAAAATGAAAAAGGATTAAAACTGATTGAAGTTGACAGCTCATTAGAACCAGGATCAAAAGCAAAATAA
- a CDS encoding lysophospholipid acyltransferase family protein — MAESKEITKYRRYGLFLYYLLQIVRKTLKIKIVGNENIDTSKESYIFAFWHNKLLGPTLCLGDIKKKAVLASPSKDGELISVPLEKMGFEMIRGSSDKNSTASLISLIRYMKKGYNIGTPVDGPKGPVYQVKPGMIYLAQKGKKYIVPTGTAYKSKWIFKRAWDKFQFPKPFTKMVFLMGKPMEVPPDADINEYCNKIMIELKKLDSEAEKYIYNGRGE, encoded by the coding sequence ATGGCAGAATCAAAAGAGATTACTAAGTATAGAAGATATGGTTTATTTCTATATTATCTGTTACAAATAGTAAGAAAAACTCTTAAAATAAAGATTGTTGGCAATGAAAATATAGATACATCAAAAGAAAGCTATATCTTTGCATTCTGGCACAATAAACTATTAGGTCCCACCTTATGTTTAGGAGATATTAAGAAAAAGGCTGTACTTGCAAGTCCTTCAAAAGATGGTGAACTTATATCTGTACCTTTGGAAAAAATGGGATTTGAGATGATAAGAGGATCCTCTGATAAGAACTCTACTGCAAGTCTTATATCGCTAATTAGATATATGAAAAAGGGGTATAATATAGGAACTCCTGTTGATGGACCTAAAGGGCCTGTTTATCAGGTGAAACCAGGAATGATTTACCTAGCACAGAAAGGAAAAAAGTATATAGTTCCTACTGGCACAGCATACAAAAGCAAATGGATTTTTAAAAGGGCTTGGGACAAATTTCAATTTCCAAAACCATTTACCAAAATGGTTTTTTTAATGGGAAAACCTATGGAAGTACCACCAGATGCTGATATTAATGAATATTGTAATAAAATTATGATAGAGCTAAAAAAATTAGATTCAGAAGCAGAAAAATACATTTACAATGGGAGAGGAGAATAA
- a CDS encoding butyryl-CoA:acetate CoA-transferase, protein MTDFKKMYKEKLVTPEVAAGVIKSGDEIDYGWCGTTNRAVDKALAKRMPSLENVIIRGGILLWVPEIFKIDHPEKHFTWYSWHSSGIERKLIDKGLGFYSPIRYSEVPRYYRDGAAKVDVAIMQVTPMDESGYFNFSVSPSHSAAVCEVAKHIIVEVNENMPVCLGGFSNTIHISEVDMVVEGENPMPAILPAPTPSEVDMKVAELIVEELQDGCCIQLGIGAMPTAVGSLIAKSNLKDLSVHSEMYVDAFVEMAKAGKITGKYKSINPGRQTFTFASGGEEMYKYLHNNPEIMAAPVDYVNDVRVVSSIDNFVSINNAVDIDLFGQVNAESAGSRHISGAGGQLDFVLGAYLSKGGKTFICLSSTYKTKDGTLKSRIRPTLADGSIVTDTRANVQYVVTEYGKVNLKGLSGFERAKALISIAHPDFREELIEAAKKLHLWKEGATL, encoded by the coding sequence ATGACAGATTTTAAGAAAATGTACAAAGAAAAATTAGTTACTCCAGAAGTAGCTGCAGGAGTAATAAAATCAGGAGATGAAATCGATTACGGTTGGTGCGGAACTACAAACAGAGCTGTTGACAAAGCATTAGCTAAAAGAATGCCATCTTTAGAAAATGTAATTATCAGAGGAGGAATTCTTTTATGGGTTCCTGAAATTTTCAAAATTGACCATCCTGAAAAACACTTCACATGGTACTCATGGCACTCAAGTGGTATTGAAAGAAAATTAATAGATAAAGGTTTAGGATTCTACTCTCCTATCAGATATTCTGAAGTACCTAGATACTATAGAGATGGAGCTGCTAAGGTTGACGTTGCAATTATGCAAGTTACTCCAATGGATGAATCAGGATATTTCAACTTCAGCGTAAGCCCTTCTCACTCTGCTGCAGTATGTGAAGTTGCAAAACATATAATTGTTGAAGTAAACGAAAATATGCCAGTATGTTTAGGAGGATTCTCAAACACTATCCATATTTCAGAAGTAGATATGGTTGTTGAAGGAGAAAACCCTATGCCAGCAATTCTACCAGCACCTACACCTTCAGAAGTTGACATGAAAGTTGCTGAATTAATTGTTGAAGAATTACAAGACGGATGCTGTATCCAACTAGGAATAGGTGCAATGCCTACAGCAGTTGGTTCACTAATTGCTAAATCAAACTTAAAAGACCTAAGTGTTCACTCAGAAATGTATGTTGACGCATTTGTTGAAATGGCTAAAGCTGGAAAAATAACAGGAAAATATAAATCAATCAACCCAGGAAGACAAACATTTACATTCGCATCTGGTGGAGAAGAAATGTACAAATATCTACATAACAACCCAGAAATCATGGCTGCTCCAGTTGACTATGTAAACGACGTAAGAGTAGTATCTAGCATTGACAACTTCGTATCAATTAATAACGCTGTTGATATCGACTTATTTGGACAAGTAAATGCTGAAAGTGCTGGTTCAAGACACATAAGTGGTGCAGGAGGACAACTAGACTTCGTACTAGGAGCTTACCTATCAAAAGGTGGAAAAACATTTATCTGCTTATCATCAACTTACAAAACAAAAGATGGAACTTTAAAATCAAGAATCAGACCTACATTAGCTGACGGTTCAATTGTTACTGACACAAGAGCTAACGTTCAATATGTAGTTACTGAATATGGTAAAGTAAATCTAAAAGGACTAAGTGGATTTGAAAGAGCTAAAGCATTAATAAGCATTGCTCACCCTGATTTTAGAGAAGAACTTATTGAAGCAGCTAAAAAACTTCACCTATGGAAAGAAGGAGCAACTCTTTAA
- a CDS encoding flavodoxin — MKKIGIFYGTTSGITTGIVDEVEYYLRKDDYEVHNVADGIDTMSDYENLILVTPTYGVGELQVHWAKIADKMKTIDFTGKVVGLIGLGNQFAFGESFVGAIRVLYDIVTKNGGKVVGFTSTEGYRFEESEAVIDGKFVGLAIDEGNQGDYTPEKIEKWLEEIKPLFN, encoded by the coding sequence ATGAAAAAAATAGGTATATTTTATGGTACAACTTCAGGTATAACTACAGGAATAGTTGATGAGGTAGAGTACTATCTTAGAAAAGATGATTATGAAGTACATAATGTAGCTGATGGAATTGATACAATGTCAGATTATGAAAACTTGATTTTAGTAACACCAACTTATGGAGTTGGAGAGCTTCAAGTACACTGGGCAAAAATTGCTGACAAAATGAAAACTATTGATTTTACAGGAAAAGTAGTTGGATTGATTGGACTTGGAAACCAATTTGCTTTTGGAGAGTCATTTGTAGGAGCTATAAGAGTGCTTTATGATATTGTTACTAAAAATGGTGGAAAAGTAGTTGGATTTACATCAACTGAAGGATACCGTTTTGAAGAATCAGAAGCAGTTATTGATGGAAAATTTGTAGGACTTGCAATAGATGAAGGAAATCAAGGAGATTACACTCCTGAAAAAATAGAAAAATGGTTAGAAGAGATAAAACCATTATTTAATTAA
- a CDS encoding tRNA threonylcarbamoyladenosine dehydratase, whose product MIFQRTELLIGYENLEKLKSSHVLVFGVGGVGGYVVEALVRSGVGEISIVDFDTIDITNLNRQIIALQSTVGKLKTSVIKERAKDINPDIIIHEYPIKFSKDKIDEIFQGKNYSYIVDAIDLVTNKLDIITIANERKIPVISSMGTGNKINPTMLEVADINKTSVCPLARVMRKELKNRGIKKLKVVYSKENPRKPNNNEGSREKKVNVGSVSFVPSVAGLIIASEVIKDLCDL is encoded by the coding sequence ATGATTTTTCAAAGAACAGAACTTTTAATAGGATATGAAAATCTTGAAAAACTAAAATCTTCTCACGTACTTGTATTTGGAGTAGGGGGAGTTGGAGGATATGTTGTAGAGGCACTGGTGAGATCTGGTGTTGGAGAGATTTCCATTGTAGATTTTGATACTATTGATATCACAAATTTAAATAGACAGATAATAGCACTTCAAAGCACAGTTGGAAAATTAAAAACTTCTGTGATAAAGGAGAGAGCTAAGGATATAAATCCAGATATTATAATACATGAATATCCAATTAAATTTTCAAAAGATAAGATAGACGAGATTTTTCAAGGGAAAAATTATTCCTATATAGTAGATGCAATAGACTTAGTAACTAATAAACTTGATATTATAACTATTGCAAATGAGAGAAAAATACCTGTAATCTCTTCAATGGGAACTGGAAATAAAATTAATCCAACAATGTTGGAAGTGGCAGATATAAATAAAACCTCTGTTTGTCCATTAGCACGTGTAATGAGAAAAGAACTAAAGAATAGAGGGATAAAAAAATTAAAAGTTGTATACTCTAAGGAAAATCCAAGAAAACCTAACAATAATGAAGGAAGCAGAGAGAAAAAAGTCAATGTTGGAAGTGTTTCATTTGTTCCTTCAGTTGCAGGGCTTATAATAGCTAGTGAAGTAATAAAAGATTTATGTGATTTATAG
- a CDS encoding MATE family efflux transporter: MGKIRIKSLVSLTIPIFFELLLITIVGNVDTVMLGHYSDEAVGAVGGISQILNIQNSIFGFINLATSILCAQFIGAKNRKRVQEVITVALLLNLILGLVLGAIYAVGWKFILKMIQLPTELISVGKVYFLLVGGLCVFQALTLTCGAVMKSHGNPKQMLYVNIGVNLLNIVGNGMFIFGWLGMPILGPTGVGISTVVSRAIGCVVAFFVMSRYCNFKFRRKFLQPFPFHVIKNILSIGIPTAGENIAWNFGQVIIMSFVNTMGPVMITSRTYLMLLASFVMTFSIALGQGTAIQVGQLVGAHETERAYGKCLKSLYLSIVLAFSVSSMVFLFRHSIMNFFTQNPEIINASVKIFPFMIFLEVGRVFNIVIINSLHAAGDIKFPMFMGIIFIFIVAVPFSYILGISFGMGLVGIWIANALDEWCRGFAMLFRWRSRKWQNKSFI, from the coding sequence ATGGGTAAAATTAGAATTAAATCTTTAGTTTCATTAACTATTCCAATTTTCTTCGAATTGCTTTTAATAACAATAGTTGGAAATGTGGATACAGTTATGTTAGGTCATTACAGTGATGAAGCAGTAGGTGCAGTGGGAGGAATAAGCCAGATTCTTAATATTCAGAACTCAATTTTTGGATTTATAAATCTTGCTACAAGTATACTGTGTGCACAATTTATTGGTGCCAAAAACAGGAAAAGGGTGCAGGAAGTAATTACAGTAGCCCTTTTATTAAATCTTATATTGGGACTTGTATTAGGTGCCATATATGCAGTTGGATGGAAATTTATACTCAAGATGATACAACTTCCAACAGAACTTATATCTGTAGGAAAAGTTTATTTTCTATTAGTTGGAGGATTATGTGTATTTCAAGCATTAACCTTAACTTGTGGTGCTGTTATGAAAAGTCATGGAAATCCTAAACAGATGTTATATGTAAATATAGGTGTAAACCTTTTAAATATAGTTGGTAATGGTATGTTTATATTTGGATGGCTTGGTATGCCAATACTTGGACCTACAGGAGTAGGGATATCTACAGTGGTATCAAGAGCTATTGGTTGTGTTGTAGCATTTTTTGTTATGAGCAGATACTGTAATTTTAAATTCAGAAGAAAATTTCTACAGCCATTTCCATTTCATGTAATAAAAAATATTTTATCAATAGGAATTCCTACAGCTGGAGAAAATATAGCTTGGAACTTTGGACAGGTTATCATCATGTCTTTTGTAAATACAATGGGTCCAGTTATGATAACTTCACGTACTTATCTGATGCTCCTTGCAAGTTTCGTTATGACTTTCTCAATTGCATTGGGACAAGGTACAGCTATTCAGGTTGGTCAGCTTGTAGGAGCACATGAGACTGAAAGAGCTTATGGAAAATGTTTAAAGAGTCTTTACCTTTCTATAGTTTTAGCATTTTCTGTAAGTTCAATGGTATTTTTATTTAGGCATAGCATAATGAATTTCTTTACACAGAACCCAGAAATTATAAATGCTTCTGTAAAAATATTTCCTTTTATGATATTTTTGGAAGTTGGAAGGGTATTTAATATTGTTATTATAAACTCACTTCATGCTGCTGGGGATATTAAGTTTCCAATGTTTATGGGAATTATTTTTATATTTATAGTAGCTGTACCATTTTCATATATTTTAGGAATAAGTTTTGGAATGGGACTTGTTGGAATTTGGATAGCAAATGCTCTAGATGAGTGGTGCAGAGGTTTTGCAATGCTGTTTAGATGGCGTTCTCGTAAATGGCAGAATAAGAGTTTTATTTAA
- a CDS encoding MarC family protein yields the protein MNLTAVFTSTLTLIAILNPFGNVPLFIGMTEGMDKEKKTKILNVVVLTAFLITLIFSLVGNFLMTKFYQIGMDELKMAGGLILIVIATKNIIFPETEKEKSDAVSFDEQIKKAIIPMAFPMLVGPGVLTTTLITRSQYGVVVDMLAIVFAFIVIYFICWLGNYIERIVGKLVLYILSRVMQIFILALGFRIFFAGLFEALKIYKG from the coding sequence ATGAATCTAACAGCAGTTTTTACAAGTACATTGACACTTATTGCAATTTTGAATCCCTTTGGTAATGTACCACTTTTTATTGGTATGACTGAAGGAATGGATAAGGAGAAGAAGACTAAAATATTAAATGTTGTAGTATTGACAGCTTTTTTAATAACTTTGATATTCAGCCTTGTTGGTAATTTTTTAATGACAAAATTTTATCAAATAGGTATGGATGAGCTTAAAATGGCTGGAGGACTTATACTTATAGTTATTGCTACTAAAAATATAATTTTTCCAGAGACAGAGAAGGAAAAAAGTGATGCTGTAAGTTTTGATGAACAGATAAAAAAAGCGATAATTCCTATGGCATTTCCAATGTTAGTTGGACCAGGAGTACTTACTACTACACTTATTACAAGGTCTCAATATGGGGTGGTAGTAGATATGCTTGCTATAGTTTTTGCATTTATAGTAATCTATTTTATCTGCTGGCTTGGGAACTATATTGAAAGGATAGTTGGAAAACTAGTTCTTTATATTTTGTCAAGAGTGATGCAGATTTTTATACTGGCATTGGGATTTAGAATATTTTTTGCTGGTTTATTTGAAGCGTTAAAGATATATAAAGGGTAA
- a CDS encoding ABC transporter substrate-binding protein — MKKKFFTLLTSVLLLFLALFSTSFAFDNNTLIVAQGADIKSLDPGASNDVPSHRVYLHIYDTLVQRDKNGNLVPGLATSWEQKDPLTLILHLRKNVKFHNGEPFTSKDVVFSLERAKKSPAIMTFYKDIDQIKPLDDYTVEITTKKPFGPLLGYLAHKGSAILNEKAVKEAGDNYAQHPIGTGPYKFVEWRSGDRIILKANPDYFGGKPATENLIFRVITEGTNRTIALETKEVDIAYDIEPIDINYVKSNSNLKLVESPSIGINYLGFNTQKEPFNKKEVRQAIAYAIDVPSIINAVYLGAATPANSPVPAGVPGYDKDAKQYSINLQKAKELLAKAGYPNGFKAKISLNDTNIRKDTAVILQDQLKQIGIDLEVEVLEWGAYLDKLARGEQDMFLLGWTSSPDCDVCLYALFHSSNLGSAGNRTFYVNKKMDKLLDDGRTTTDQEVRNKYYKEAQNIIQEDVPMFVIVYPYKNAGMQKNIKNFYLDLENEHRLFQVAK, encoded by the coding sequence ATGAAAAAAAAATTTTTCACTTTATTAACATCAGTTCTGTTATTATTTCTAGCCTTATTTTCAACATCATTTGCATTTGATAATAATACTTTAATTGTTGCTCAGGGAGCAGATATAAAAAGTCTGGACCCAGGTGCTTCTAATGATGTTCCTTCTCATAGAGTTTATCTACATATTTATGATACTCTGGTACAAAGGGATAAAAATGGAAATCTTGTTCCTGGACTGGCAACATCATGGGAACAGAAAGATCCCCTTACTTTAATATTACACCTTAGAAAAAATGTTAAGTTTCACAATGGGGAACCTTTTACATCAAAAGATGTTGTTTTTTCATTGGAAAGAGCTAAAAAATCACCAGCTATAATGACATTTTACAAAGATATCGATCAAATTAAACCTTTAGATGATTATACTGTAGAGATCACAACTAAAAAGCCTTTTGGTCCACTTTTAGGATATCTGGCTCATAAAGGTAGTGCAATCTTAAATGAAAAAGCTGTAAAAGAAGCAGGAGACAACTACGCACAACATCCTATTGGTACAGGACCTTACAAATTTGTGGAATGGAGATCAGGAGACAGAATAATATTAAAGGCAAATCCTGATTACTTTGGTGGAAAACCTGCAACTGAAAATCTTATTTTCAGAGTTATAACTGAGGGAACAAATAGAACCATAGCACTTGAAACTAAAGAAGTGGATATAGCTTATGACATTGAACCTATTGATATAAACTATGTAAAATCAAACTCAAATTTAAAACTTGTTGAAAGCCCATCTATAGGTATTAATTATTTAGGATTCAACACTCAAAAAGAACCTTTTAACAAAAAAGAAGTTAGACAGGCAATTGCTTATGCAATAGACGTTCCAAGCATTATAAATGCTGTATATTTAGGTGCTGCAACTCCTGCAAATTCACCAGTACCAGCTGGTGTTCCAGGATATGATAAAGATGCAAAACAATATAGCATAAATTTACAAAAAGCTAAAGAACTTTTAGCTAAAGCAGGATATCCAAATGGATTTAAAGCAAAAATATCACTTAATGATACTAATATTAGAAAAGATACTGCTGTTATTTTACAAGATCAACTTAAACAAATTGGAATAGACCTTGAAGTTGAAGTTCTTGAATGGGGTGCTTATCTTGATAAATTAGCAAGAGGAGAACAAGATATGTTTCTACTTGGATGGACTTCATCTCCTGACTGTGATGTTTGTCTATATGCACTATTCCACTCATCAAATCTAGGAAGTGCTGGAAATAGAACTTTCTATGTTAACAAAAAAATGGATAAGCTACTAGATGATGGAAGAACAACCACTGATCAGGAAGTTAGAAATAAGTATTATAAAGAAGCACAAAATATAATTCAAGAAGATGTACCTATGTTTGTTATTGTATATCCATACAAAAATGCAGGAATGCAAAAGAATATTAAAAACTTCTATCTTGACCTTGAAAATGAACATAGACTGTTCCAAGTTGCAAAATAA
- a CDS encoding TIM barrel protein, producing MYKLLNMCDFSSLDEISENMEYYKDRYNFDGFEMIKFTDKNLISLKDSIKGYHLRFFPCWVDLYRENYKKLYSELETEENIRDLCGGTTKKELMEYYEKELERASELETEYIVFHPCNIYIKESMHYNFEYSNMEVLQEVVNFINELFKGRKFKFTLLLENLWWPGLRLDNYEEADYLMKNINYSPKGFLLDTGHMLNNNLDLKSSEAGISYIKDNLKKLGEYKNKIYAVHLNFSMSGEYVKRECIKHNNITLDEAMGKVYPHISKIDSHQAFENEKIVEILNELPLKYVIYEFISTDKEDLNRKIEIQDNCIAGL from the coding sequence ATGTATAAACTGCTTAATATGTGTGATTTTTCATCTTTAGATGAAATTAGTGAAAATATGGAATATTATAAGGATAGATATAATTTTGATGGATTTGAAATGATAAAGTTTACAGATAAAAATCTTATCTCTCTTAAAGATAGTATTAAAGGGTATCATTTAAGATTTTTTCCATGCTGGGTAGATCTGTATAGAGAAAATTATAAAAAACTTTATTCTGAATTGGAAACTGAAGAAAATATAAGAGATCTGTGTGGTGGTACTACTAAAAAAGAGCTTATGGAGTACTATGAAAAAGAACTTGAAAGAGCAAGTGAATTAGAAACTGAATATATTGTATTTCATCCTTGTAATATCTATATTAAAGAGAGTATGCACTATAATTTTGAATACTCAAATATGGAAGTTTTACAGGAAGTTGTAAATTTTATAAATGAGTTATTTAAGGGAAGAAAGTTTAAATTTACTCTTCTTTTGGAAAATTTGTGGTGGCCAGGATTAAGGCTTGATAATTATGAAGAAGCAGACTATCTTATGAAAAATATCAATTATTCTCCTAAAGGATTTCTATTAGATACTGGACATATGCTCAATAATAATCTGGATTTAAAAAGTTCTGAGGCAGGGATAAGTTATATTAAGGATAATCTAAAAAAACTTGGAGAATACAAGAATAAGATTTATGCTGTACATCTTAATTTTTCAATGTCAGGAGAGTATGTTAAAAGGGAATGTATAAAACATAATAATATAACACTTGATGAGGCTATGGGAAAAGTATACCCACATATATCAAAAATAGATTCGCACCAGGCTTTTGAAAATGAAAAAATAGTAGAGATTTTAAATGAGCTTCCATTAAAATATGTAATATATGAATTTATCTCAACAGATAAAGAGGATTTAAATAGAAAAATAGAGATACAGGATAACTGTATTGCAGGTTTATAA